CTACTGCCTTCCTCACCCTGGCCGATGGGGATGAGGCAGTGGCCTTGGCGGTGGTGGAGCCGCGACGGACCAACATCCACGTGGCCTACCGAGTGGGGTTCCGTCACCCCATAGACCGGGGGGCATCGGGGCTAGCCATCCTGGCCGGGCGGCCGCCTCAGCCTGGTGAGCGCCAGGAGGTAAAGGAGGCTCGTCGCCTTGGCTATTCGGTCACGCGAGGGGAGTTGCAGCCAGGGGCGTGGGGCATCGCCGCCCCCATCTGTGTGGGAGGGAGGCCCGCCGAAGCAAGTGTGGGTGTGGTCACCTTGGGGGAGCTGGACGTGGCAAGTGTAGCTCCCCACGTGTTGGAAGCGGCCAGGGCCATCGCCGACGCGCTGGCCTAAAGAGGGGGCAGGACCGTAGCCCGCACCTCCCCCAGGCCGATGCGTAGCCCACCCTCCCCCTGGCACCAGCCGCGCATGACCACCGTATCGCCGTCCTCCAGGAAGGTGCGCTGGGACCCGTCCCTCAGTGTCAAGGGGCGTTGGCCTCCCCAGGTGAGCTCCATGAGGCAGCCGTAGGTCCCTGGCTCGGGCCCCGAGATGGTGCCGGTAGCCCAGAGGTCGCCCGGCCGAGCGAGGGCGCCATTGCTGGTGGCGTGGGCCAGCATCTGGGCGAGGGACCAGTACAGGTAGCGCATGTTGGTGCGCGATATCACCTCCTCCCGGCCCTCCACCACCAGGGCCACCTCCAGCTGCACGTCGTAGGTCAGGGGTTGGGGTTCGGCCAGATAGGGCAGGGGAGGTGGATCCTGGGACATCAGAGGTACCAGAAATGGTGCCAAAGCCTCTAACGTCACCAGCCACGGCGATATCGACGTGGCGAAGGACTTCCCCAGGAAGGGCC
This portion of the Dehalococcoidia bacterium genome encodes:
- a CDS encoding IclR family transcriptional regulator, with translation MRSSQTLDRGLRVLKVLAQEPSGLTVTELASRLGIHRTNVYRLLATLAQHRLVRRDRDGRYFLGTGVMELARGVAHDLRTAALPILAELAEKVQATAFLTLADGDEAVALAVVEPRRTNIHVAYRVGFRHPIDRGASGLAILAGRPPQPGERQEVKEARRLGYSVTRGELQPGAWGIAAPICVGGRPAEASVGVVTLGELDVASVAPHVLEAARAIADALA